A window of the Bacillus andreraoultii genome harbors these coding sequences:
- a CDS encoding ABC transporter substrate-binding protein translates to MNSYLFTLWRSVQSGPIRVQEIAEILNLSTKQTARYIKSWENEGWFTFTPGRGRGNVSQLKWLMNVEEVYEETLIKMIETEPIEESSKYLLMDWSPERKLRLMNRFQSKFGFQQNVQEKDRLIIPRKYPFTSFHPLDAVHVLIANLVATIYNRLVSIDEKGNVKSELAHSWDVSETNVRLYLKKDIKFHDGSLLTANDVVKCLEKMRQHPEYANLWEPVDKIVAVTSLIVDIDTPTGCSYILQLLGTMVASIYKETENGLVGTGPFYLAKNTEVKTKLLAFREHFQERPLLDEIEFIQVPKDYDTVYTTHATKEPESTVIVESNSGFGVVIMNACRDSDIRRQEVRDYIHWLIAKHRYQVAQISHKLEPNDASCLSLHKEVYPVPEALRPTFTGPIILMQRNWNEPLTNWLRELLIASDVPVKVKRLSFSESIYENTKHEEIDLYIHGEVFEMNESFSFYYFLKNGYSPLARILDADTELNEKLQEYTKTPFPHWEQLHREMEQKLIEKSLMIPLYHEKREIPFSKDIMNIQLKYFGYVDFSKLWVRPKIE, encoded by the coding sequence AAAAGTTGGGAAAATGAAGGCTGGTTCACTTTTACTCCAGGCCGAGGAAGAGGAAATGTTTCCCAACTAAAATGGCTCATGAATGTGGAAGAAGTGTATGAAGAAACATTAATTAAAATGATTGAAACCGAACCAATTGAAGAAAGTAGTAAGTATCTTCTGATGGATTGGTCTCCGGAACGAAAACTACGTCTCATGAACCGATTTCAGTCGAAATTTGGTTTTCAACAAAACGTACAAGAAAAAGATCGTTTAATAATCCCGAGAAAATATCCATTCACTTCATTTCATCCGTTAGATGCTGTTCATGTTCTTATTGCTAACTTGGTGGCAACCATTTATAACCGACTCGTATCGATTGATGAGAAAGGAAATGTAAAATCAGAACTTGCTCATAGTTGGGATGTTAGCGAAACAAATGTACGGCTCTACTTAAAAAAAGATATTAAATTCCATGATGGTTCCCTATTAACGGCCAATGATGTTGTCAAATGTTTAGAAAAAATGAGGCAGCATCCAGAATATGCGAATCTTTGGGAGCCGGTTGATAAAATTGTTGCAGTAACATCACTCATTGTAGATATTGATACACCAACCGGCTGTAGTTACATCCTTCAACTTCTTGGAACAATGGTAGCTAGTATTTATAAAGAAACAGAAAATGGATTAGTTGGAACAGGCCCGTTTTATTTGGCTAAAAATACGGAAGTTAAAACGAAATTATTAGCCTTCCGAGAACATTTTCAAGAGAGACCATTACTTGATGAAATTGAATTTATTCAAGTGCCGAAAGATTATGATACTGTGTACACAACGCACGCTACGAAAGAACCTGAGTCGACGGTAATTGTTGAAAGTAATTCTGGTTTTGGTGTCGTCATTATGAATGCGTGTCGGGACTCTGATATTCGGAGGCAAGAGGTTCGTGATTATATTCATTGGCTTATTGCAAAACATCGTTATCAAGTCGCACAAATCAGTCATAAACTGGAGCCAAACGATGCGAGTTGTTTGTCTTTACATAAGGAAGTGTATCCAGTCCCTGAAGCCCTCCGCCCTACATTTACGGGACCAATTATTCTTATGCAACGAAATTGGAATGAGCCTTTGACAAATTGGTTAAGAGAACTTTTGATTGCTAGTGACGTACCGGTAAAGGTGAAGAGGCTGTCTTTTTCTGAATCAATCTATGAAAATACAAAACACGAAGAAATCGATTTATATATTCATGGCGAAGTTTTTGAAATGAACGAATCCTTTTCTTTTTATTATTTTTTAAAAAATGGTTATTCTCCATTGGCAAGAATATTGGATGCAGACACCGAACTCAACGAGAAATTACAGGAATATACGAAAACACCCTTTCCTCATTGGGAACAGCTGCATCGCGAAATGGAGCAGAAGTTAATTGAGAAATCGCTTATGATTCCGTTGTATCATGAAAAACGAGAAATTCCATTTTCAAAAGATATTATGAATATTCAACTCAAGTATTTTGGCTATGTAGACTTTTCCAAACTATGGGTACGACCAAAAATAGAGTGA